Within Topomyia yanbarensis strain Yona2022 chromosome 2, ASM3024719v1, whole genome shotgun sequence, the genomic segment TCCGTTGGCAACAAGAGAGCAGAGCACACTAAATACGCTAAGAGCAGCTGATTAATGCTCTAATATTAATCTTTCTGTAACATTTCTCCTTGTccagacaaaaggttaaatcACCAGGCTCTCGTTCGattaataaattataaattacaaTCCTTCAAGCAAAAGCATCACGGAAGAAGCATGTGCAGATATAGCAAATCAAATCCGAGCAGAGTTCATTCCAGAAGCTGTAGACAAAGAGCAGCAAAAGCTCAAAGTTGAGAAAGTTAAATGATTACTAACTTTGAAATGAAATCAGGCGCTGCCAGAATCATTCGAAGCAAACAGCAAAGTCCACTGCGAAAACCGTACATTTTGAGCCAGGCAGAAAAATGTCAAGCAGTTATGATCAACGATGAAGAGACAACACGTTCTCTAATGGCTTTGGAATGATCTCCGATATGATTAAACCAACGAAAGGAAGACGACAAAAATCACTATCTCTGAAATTTTATTAGCAACAACAGAAGAGCGTTTCGCGGCATCActaaatttttctttattttttttctcaggGCTtaccaaaacaaaaatgttgGTTGCTGGAGCTGTACCAAATAAAAATATGCCCCCATCAGGTAAAATGGAATTCCCACAACAAAATAACATCTAGTAAATTGTGTTAATCTTTAAGATAACAAACGAAAAGCTGATCCTCCCAACCCTGTCCCCACTAAACATGCCCGTGTTGAGGTCCCACCGTATCTATTGGAAATTGCTGATATTCTTAATGAAACCGCCGATTCTAACACAGTTGAATATTTCCACGATTCGAGCGCTCAAACCATCACCATTCGTTACGACGGAAAAACAGAACCCCAACTCCCCGGAGTTAAACATTCTGTATTCTGCCACCGATGCAACGCCGTTTTCAAGAACCAATCCGACCTTAAGTTGCATATGAAAATTTGCATAGAAAAGCTTAAACCGTACCAATGCGCCACGTGTTCAGCATCATTTGACACCATAGGTGCTCTAGGTAAACACAAATGCAACCAGACACCTGATGAAGATCAATCCAAACCGATTAAAAAATCACACGATCAGATGGAAGAGGGTTTCCGGATGTCAGCGGAAGATCAAGAAAAGTTAGGATTTCTGTCGAGGTCGATAGCTGGAAAAGAATACGACTCTGATTCGGAAGGGTACGATTCAACGGATGAGTCGCGTCCAAATAAGAAATGTGAAGAATGTATGTGTTTGATACCGGTTAGAAAAATGGAAAGTCACTATCAGAAACGTCATGAAGGTTGTGCTCCGCCTTTTGCTTGTAGGGTATGTGAAGCAAGGTTTGCTTCCTGTGCCGagttgtgtaaacatttaaagtCTCACTCGCGTGATCAGCTAGCGGAATGCACAAAAAAGCATccaaacggtttgagatacttCAGAAGAAACTACCACCATTTTGAGTGCTGTTTGTGTGGAAATGTTTTTGACACGGAAGAAGCTGTTCGTGTTCATCAAGTTACGCATTTATCCGAAAGGATCGGATGTCCGATTTGTCGATCTGTTTTCTCCGAT encodes:
- the LOC131678330 gene encoding zinc finger protein 26-like; the encoded protein is MSACCICKKHRVPGSSVTFHRFPTDKNLARTWCKIIGLEHLPLPSARVCEEHFGDEDYSAVYGLTKTKMLVAGAVPNKNMPPSDNKRKADPPNPVPTKHARVEVPPYLLEIADILNETADSNTVEYFHDSSAQTITIRYDGKTEPQLPGVKHSVFCHRCNAVFKNQSDLKLHMKICIEKLKPYQCATCSASFDTIGALGKHKCNQTPDEDQSKPIKKSHDQMEEGFRMSAEDQEKLGFLSRSIAGKEYDSDSEGYDSTDESRPNKKCEECMCLIPVRKMESHYQKRHEGCAPPFACRVCEARFASCAELCKHLKSHSRDQLAECTKKHPNGLRYFRRNYHHFECCLCGNVFDTEEAVRVHQVTHLSERIGCPICRSVFSDKSTFLEHLREHQGI